A window of Halomicrobium zhouii genomic DNA:
AACTCACTCTCGTCGGACGTGAGCGTCAGGGCCGTCCCCTCGTGGCGTTCGACGCCGCCCCACGTGAGTTCGACGTCCGCCATGGCCTCGTCGATGTCCTGACGGATCTCGTCGTCGCTGATCTGCGCGTCGTCCTCCGTCTCTTCGGGGGCGAAATCGGCGGGCGCGGGCCTCGCCCGGTCGATGTGGTACGCCACCATCGCGGCGCCGGTCGACGCGAGGACGGCCGTCAGTCCCACGCCGTAGACGGCGAGGACGTGAATGCTGTACTGGGGACCACTCCCCTCGGCCCACATGTACGGATATGCGTAGGTGAACAGCCCGATAGCGACGAGACAGACGACGACACCCGAAGCGCCACCGACCAGGCCCCGACGGTCGACCGGGAGCAACACGATGACCGACGAGAGCGCCGTCGGGACGGCGAGCATCCCGAGCGCGAAGGCCACCTCGCGCGCGACGTAATCGCTCAGTTCCACCCACTGCCCGGCGGCGCCTGCGCCGAACGCCCCCAGTCCGAGTCCGACTGCCCCGAAGAACAGCGCGAACCCGAGGTAGACGTCGACGTTACTGTCTGGCTCGCCGATTATCCGTCGGTACCACTCGAACAGTCGTCCGTCCGTCTCAGTCCCCGTCATAGCCACCCCGCTCGGTAACCCGCCTCATTACGTGAACCGTTCAGCTTAATCCGCCATTAGTTTTTCGTGGGGGACGTTACGGACTCAATAATCGAACCCGTAGTATTTTCAGAAGTCGTCGGAGAACGAAATGCGAGTGACCCGACCCGGCGTCGTCCTGTATCGCCAGACGTGAGCGCCGTCCCTGGCCGGTTCGACGCGAGATATCTGCCGGAGTCCCGTCTTGATACAGCCCCACCAGGCGTCCTCGCTCCCGTACCCGGCGGGAAGCTCCTCGTACAGTTCGTCGACGAAGTCCCCCCGCTTGGCCTCGGTCTGCTCTCTGAGGAGACACAGTGCGGCGCCGACGGCCCACCGTCGTCGGTCGCAGAGTTCCTCGTCGTGCCCGGGCACGTCGATGGACGCGACGTCGGCGACGTCGTCCCCGGGGAACCCCTCCTCACGTGTCGACCGGGGATCGTAGTCGATAGCCGTCCACCCGCGCTCACCGAGCCTGTCGCTCGTCTGTGCGACCGCGCGCCGCGCGAACGCGTCGACCCGTTCGCGCTCCACGTCGGCGAGGCTCTCGACGACGTTCGTGAGTTCCTCGTCTTCGATCCGAGCGACGGCGTCCTCCGCGCCGTCGATCGAGAGGTCGACGTCGTCCGTGGTCGAGTCGTCGGAGCGGACGTCCCCCGAGCGCTCGCGACGAACTTCGCTGGCAAATGCAGCGAGGCGACTGTGGCGCATCCCGTCCCCCTCCAGCGAGAACCGCTGTTCGACGACCCAGGCCAGGTACGACTCGACCGTCTCGAACTCGAGGAGGTCCGCCTCGATCGCGAGCGACCGCGCGGTCTCGTCGTCTATCGAAACCTCGAAACTCCGCATTCGGCGCGGTGATTCCGCCCACACCGCTATAAATCCATACCCATCACCGTCGCGAGAGAAGGCGGGGTCGGACGGCTCGCTGAGAAAGGCCTTTAAGCCATCCACGGATACCGACAGGTATGATATCTCTTGACGAGGCGGTGGCCGCGAGGCTCGAATCGCACGGCCAGCGATTCGAAGTGCTGGTCGATCCGGACGCGGCACTGGCGATAAAGCGCGACGAGTTCGACGGAGACCTGGAGGACGTCATCGCGGCGGAGGACGTCTTCGAGGACGCCTCGTCGGGGGACAGACCCCCCGAGAGCTCCCTGGAGGAGGTCTTCGAGACGACCGACCCCCTCGAGATCATTCCGGAGGTCATCAAACAGGGAGAGATCCAGATAACGGCTGAACAGCGCCGCGAGATGCAGGAACAGAAGCACAAACAGCTCGTCCAGACCATCACTCGGAACGCCGTCAACCCCCAGATGGACGACGCGCCCCATCCACCGGAGCGCATCGAGTCCGCGCTCGAAGAGACCGACTTCCGGATCGATCCGATGGAACCGGTCGAGAACCAGGTCGACGACGCCCTCGAGGCGCTCCGGCCAGTCATCCCCATCAGGTTCGACGAGGTGACCGTCGCCGTGCAGGTTCCTGCGGACTACGCTGGCAGTGCACAGTCACGGATCCGTCAGTTCGGTGACCTGGACCGGGAAGAGTGGCAGAACGACGGTTCCTGGGTCGGCGTCCTGACGTTCCCTGCGGGGATGCAAAACGAGTTCTACGACCTCGTGAACGAACACACGAGTGGCGAGGCAGAAACACAGATCGTCAAGGACGAAGACGACCTGCGAACGCGGTAAACGGGTCGCAGAAGCGGCAGCGGCCGACAGTTATCCTTTCCGGAACCCGAGCAGGAAGCCGCCGGTGAATCCGGCGCTGACGGGCAGTGCCGAGAGCAGGCTCATCATCCACGATGGAGGTTGCGAGCCGGCGGCGTCGCCGGCTGCTCTGGTCGCGTTCGAGGCCGTTCCGGTTATCGCTCCCCAGTCGACGGAGAGGACGCCGCGCGTTTCGAGGAACTTGAAGAGGGCGAGCTGGATGCCCACGAGGACGGCGATTATCTTGGCCACCTTCTTGGCGGCGAAGCCGATGACGCCGCCGATGACCGCGCCCCCGCCAAGTTCCAGACCGAGCTGTTGCGGGTTTAAGTCGACCATACCCGACACGTTACAGTCGTGGCTTAAGTCTTTTGTGCCCCTTCGCGAGCCGGGAGCGACCGGCCGAGGTCCGGACTGGATTTAAATACGGTGGCGGCGTAATCCACGGTGAGTGACGCCAAGCCAGCCAACCGAACGAGCGGTCGTCGCAAAGCGCGTCGACTCCGGAACGGCGGACACCGAGGAGATAACGGACCTCGCGCGTGCGGCCGGGTACGAAGTCGTCGGCGAACTGACCCAGACGCGAACCGAGGACCCAGCGTACCACCTCGGGGAGGGGAAGGTCGACCGCCTCGCGAACGTCGTCGCCCGGGAACGGGCGACCGCAGTCATCTTCGACAACCAGCTTGGCCCGTACCAGACGTACAACATCGGGAACAAACTCCCCGACGGGACGAGCGTCATCGACCGGTTCCGACTCATCCTGGAGATATTCGGCCAGCGCGCCCAGACGCGGAAGGCACAGCTCCAGGTCGAACTCGCCGAACTGCGATACGAGCTCCCGCGCGCGGAAGCCAAGGCCAGCCTGGCCAAACGCGACGAGCGTCCGGGGTTCATGGGGCTGGGCGAGTACGACGAGAGCCGCGAGCAGGACATCAAGAAACGGATCTCCCGTATCCGCGACGAACTCGACTCCATCCAGGAGACGGAGGAACACCGCCGCGAACAGCGCCGGGAGTCGGGGTTCGACCTGGTCGCGCTCGCGGGCTACACGAACGCCGGTAAGTCGACATTACTCCGACGACTCGCCGAGGACGTCGACGTCGACGCCAACGAGGACCTCCACGCGGACCTCGACCCGACGGCCGAGAGCGAGGACCGCCTGTTCACGACCCTGGGGACCACGACTCGCCGGGCCGACATGGACCGCCGGGACGTGCTCGTGACCGACACGGTCGGCTTCATCTCCGACCTGCCCCACTGGCTCGTCGAGTCGTTCAAGTCGACGCTCGACGCCGTCTACCGGGCGGATCTGGTCCTCCTGGTCGTCGACGTCAGCGAACCCGTCGAGGAGATCCGGGAGAAGCTCGTGACGAGCCACGACACGCTCTACGAGCGCAACGAGGCACCCATCGTCACGGTGCTGAACAAGACCGACCTCGTCGACGACGAGGAGGTCCAGCGCAAGAAGGCAGCCCTGTCCGCGCTCGCACCGAACCCGGTGACCGTCAGCGCGAGGGAGGGAGAGAACGTCGACGCGCTGCTGTCCCGAATCGACCGAGAACTCCCCGACTACGAACGCGAGCGTCTCGTCCTGCCGATGACGGACGACACGATGAGCGTCGTCTCGTGGATCCACGACCACGCCCGCGTCGACGACGTCGACTACGGCGACCAGGTCGTCATCGAGTTCGAGGCCCGCCCGGCCGTCGTGGAGCGCTCGCGCGCGAAGGCCGGCGAAATCGCCGAAGCCTCGGCCTAGCGACCCTTTTCCGCGTTATCCGTCGGTTGCGTCGCCGAGCGCCGTCGGTATCCGTTCGAGGACGTCCGAGGCGACGTAGCCCGTCCCGCGGTCGTCGTACAGGGTATCGCCGGCCCGACCGGTGGTGAACGAGGCCATACACGCCGCGTCGAAGGAGTCCTGGCTGTCGAGGTACGTCGCGACGACGCCCGAGAGCAGGTCGCCGGTGCCCCCAACGGCCATCCCCGGATTGCCGGCGCGGCACAGCCGAGTACGGTCCCCGTCAGAGATCACGTCGACTGCCCCCTTCGCGAGAACGACGTGACCGAGTTCGTCCGCGATGCGCTCGACCTCGTGGGCGTTCTCGGCGAGGTCGTCGACTTCCGGACCGCCCAGGGCAGCCAGTTCTCTGCTGTTGGGCGTACAGACCACCTCGGCCTCGGTGTCGACGTCCGGGACGACCGAGAGCGCGTCGGCGTCGGCGACCACCGGCCCCTCGAAGGATTCGAGGAACCGTCGCGCCGCGTCCAGCGTCTCGTCCGCAGTCCCGAGGCCCGGTCCCAGCACGACCACGTCGTCGTGTTTCGTGGCCGTCTCGACGAGACCGTCGACCTGGTCCGGCGTGAGTCGCTCGCCCTCGTAGGGTTGGACGATGAGGTCCGGTTCGTACCCCTGGATCTCGCCGGCCACGGAGTCGGGCGCGGCGACGAAGGACAGTTCCGCCCCGGACCGGAGCGCGGACTGGGCGCTCAGCGCCGGGGCGCCGGTGTAGGGACCGCCACCGATGACGAACACGCGGGCGCTGCGGTCTCTGCCCGCCAACCGTCGAAGGTCGCCCGGGCCGACGTACTCCTCGGCCGCGGGCGGGATGCCGATGTCCGCGACGGTCACCGTCGCCTCGAGGCGTTCGAGCCCTGGCTTCGAATCGTGGAACGTGACGACGTGGTCCGCGTCCACCGCGCTGTCCGGGAGCGTTCCGGTGTCGGCGTCGAACCCGGAGGGGACGTCGACCGAGACGACCGTGGCGTCGCTGTCGTTCACCGCTTCGGCGGCGGTCGCCGCGGGTTCCCTGAGGTCGCCAGAGATGCCCGTCCCGAGCATCGCGTCGACTACGACGTCAGGGTCACCTAGCGAGAGAGAACGCGAGTCACGGACAGCACGGGCGTCGTACTCCGCCTGGCAGAGCGCGTCCCAGTTCTCCCGGGCGATGTCGGTCGTGATGGTCTCGGCGCGGCCCAGCAGGAGAATCTCCAGGTCGAACTCGTCGAGGAATCGCGCCGCGACGAACGCGTCGCCGCCGTTGTTCCCGCGGCCGGCGACGACCGTGATGGTCGCACCGGGGTCGGCGACCTGGCGGACCACGCGGGCGACTGCGTTGCCCGAGGACTCCATCAGCTGCTTTCGCGGGACGCCGAGGGCGTCCGCGTTCTCGTCGACGACGGCCATCCTGCTGCCCGTGATCATGGATCTGTGTTCGGTCGTCCGCGTAGTAATTGTGGTGGACCGTACGCCAGAGCGGTCGCTTCAGCGACGGATCTCGAAGGAGTCGAACCCCTCTGGCTCGTCGTACTCTATCTCGACGTCCTCGACGTGGGCCCGGTCGCTCCCCTCGTGGCACCACTCGACCATCTCCTCGACGGCGTCCTCGGGTCCCTCGAAGACGGCCTCGACGCGGCCGTCGGACAGGTTCTTCACCCAGCCGTCGACGCCTCGCTTGCGGGCCTCTTCCCGCGTGGTCGCACGGTAGAAGACGCCCTGGACCTTCCCGGAGACGAACACGTGTGCGCGAGTGTCGGTCATGGACGGTCGTACTCGCGAGCGCGGCAAAAATCCCTAGCGACTGTCGCCGCCGCTCCGGAGGTAGTGGAAGATGTACGTTTGAACGTACCCGGCGTACTGTCCGCCCAGCGACTCCCGGATGGCCCGCGACGTCTCGGCGTACGAGCCGCGGTCGCAGTCCGGGAAGTAGTCGGCGATGGTCGTGCGGAGCCACGTGTCCAGCGGGACCGCCTCCAGGAAGTCGAGCGAGAAGAGGAGGACGCAGTCTGCGACCTTGTCCCCGACGCCGACGAAGCGGGTGAGGTGCTCGCGGGCGTCTTCGTACGCCATCTCCCGGGCTGGCGCCGGGTCCGCTTCGCCGCTGGCCACCATCTCGGCAGTCTGCTGGACGTAGGGAGCACGGTAGCCGAGACCGAGATCCCGGAGTTCCGCTTCCGTCGCGGCTGCGAGGGCGTCGGGCGTGGGGTAGGCCCGGTAGGTCTCCCCGTCGAACGCGACTGGGTCCCCGTACTCTCGACGCAGCGCGGTCTGCATCGCGTGGATCCGCTCGACGCGCATCTGGGCCGAACAGATGAACGAAATCAGGCAGCCGAAGGGCGGGTCGCGGACGAGGCGCAGTCCCCAGTAGGCGTCGTAGGCGTCCTGGACGACGTCGTCGTCCGGCGAGGCCGCCCGTATCGCGTCCAGGTCGTCGTCGAGGCGAAGCAGTCGACGGAGATGTGGGTCCGCGTCGAGAGACGACTCCCACTCCAGTGTTCCGTCGACCTGGCGCGTCCGGACGAACTCCGGGGCCCCGTCGACCCGTATCGTCGTCCAGTACCAGGCGTCGCCGCCGTGGGCACCGGAGCCG
This region includes:
- a CDS encoding DUF7139 domain-containing protein, yielding MTGTETDGRLFEWYRRIIGEPDSNVDVYLGFALFFGAVGLGLGAFGAGAAGQWVELSDYVAREVAFALGMLAVPTALSSVIVLLPVDRRGLVGGASGVVVCLVAIGLFTYAYPYMWAEGSGPQYSIHVLAVYGVGLTAVLASTGAAMVAYHIDRARPAPADFAPEETEDDAQISDDEIRQDIDEAMADVELTWGGVERHEGTALTLTSDESEFDTSGLQAATTEVHSTGVDEQVSGLRTVKGGEQTTARSETTVDDQTDQLRELRRRRREEASSSDDETFLARVLARVAATFGR
- a CDS encoding ribosome assembly factor SBDS — translated: MISLDEAVAARLESHGQRFEVLVDPDAALAIKRDEFDGDLEDVIAAEDVFEDASSGDRPPESSLEEVFETTDPLEIIPEVIKQGEIQITAEQRREMQEQKHKQLVQTITRNAVNPQMDDAPHPPERIESALEETDFRIDPMEPVENQVDDALEALRPVIPIRFDEVTVAVQVPADYAGSAQSRIRQFGDLDREEWQNDGSWVGVLTFPAGMQNEFYDLVNEHTSGEAETQIVKDEDDLRTR
- a CDS encoding FUN14 domain-containing protein, yielding MVDLNPQQLGLELGGGAVIGGVIGFAAKKVAKIIAVLVGIQLALFKFLETRGVLSVDWGAITGTASNATRAAGDAAGSQPPSWMMSLLSALPVSAGFTGGFLLGFRKG
- the hflX gene encoding GTPase HflX; translated protein: MTPSQPTERAVVAKRVDSGTADTEEITDLARAAGYEVVGELTQTRTEDPAYHLGEGKVDRLANVVARERATAVIFDNQLGPYQTYNIGNKLPDGTSVIDRFRLILEIFGQRAQTRKAQLQVELAELRYELPRAEAKASLAKRDERPGFMGLGEYDESREQDIKKRISRIRDELDSIQETEEHRREQRRESGFDLVALAGYTNAGKSTLLRRLAEDVDVDANEDLHADLDPTAESEDRLFTTLGTTTRRADMDRRDVLVTDTVGFISDLPHWLVESFKSTLDAVYRADLVLLVVDVSEPVEEIREKLVTSHDTLYERNEAPIVTVLNKTDLVDDEEVQRKKAALSALAPNPVTVSAREGENVDALLSRIDRELPDYERERLVLPMTDDTMSVVSWIHDHARVDDVDYGDQVVIEFEARPAVVERSRAKAGEIAEASA
- a CDS encoding NAD(P)H-hydrate dehydratase produces the protein MITGSRMAVVDENADALGVPRKQLMESSGNAVARVVRQVADPGATITVVAGRGNNGGDAFVAARFLDEFDLEILLLGRAETITTDIARENWDALCQAEYDARAVRDSRSLSLGDPDVVVDAMLGTGISGDLREPAATAAEAVNDSDATVVSVDVPSGFDADTGTLPDSAVDADHVVTFHDSKPGLERLEATVTVADIGIPPAAEEYVGPGDLRRLAGRDRSARVFVIGGGPYTGAPALSAQSALRSGAELSFVAAPDSVAGEIQGYEPDLIVQPYEGERLTPDQVDGLVETATKHDDVVVLGPGLGTADETLDAARRFLESFEGPVVADADALSVVPDVDTEAEVVCTPNSRELAALGGPEVDDLAENAHEVERIADELGHVVLAKGAVDVISDGDRTRLCRAGNPGMAVGGTGDLLSGVVATYLDSQDSFDAACMASFTTGRAGDTLYDDRGTGYVASDVLERIPTALGDATDG
- a CDS encoding acylphosphatase — translated: MTDTRAHVFVSGKVQGVFYRATTREEARKRGVDGWVKNLSDGRVEAVFEGPEDAVEEMVEWCHEGSDRAHVEDVEIEYDEPEGFDSFEIRR
- a CDS encoding DNA-3-methyladenine glycosylase family protein produces the protein MERGHVDVSSLPGGFDLQSTVESGQSYLWDREDGRMYDGSGAHGGDAWYWTTIRVDGAPEFVRTRQVDGTLEWESSLDADPHLRRLLRLDDDLDAIRAASPDDDVVQDAYDAYWGLRLVRDPPFGCLISFICSAQMRVERIHAMQTALRREYGDPVAFDGETYRAYPTPDALAAATEAELRDLGLGYRAPYVQQTAEMVASGEADPAPAREMAYEDAREHLTRFVGVGDKVADCVLLFSLDFLEAVPLDTWLRTTIADYFPDCDRGSYAETSRAIRESLGGQYAGYVQTYIFHYLRSGGDSR